ttctaacaatcaattgAATAAGAAATTCGTTTTCaactttagttaattttaatacataCACTATGATGATCAATAACACTGTCagatttttttctataataaaataacaaaaattattacttccccaaacatattttttaactttaattttttagatacgatgttttttttacatttaaacccaacgagttttataaaaattggcAAATTCACCTAATTCCCTGGCAAAGTCTATAAATTTTATAGAGTTCATCTAACCACGCGAACTcggtataaaaatttttattgaaacacGCATTTTAATCCATATCATTGTCTAGAAAATAGTATATAGATTATACAGGAGAACACAAAAATACACGAACAACAAGCATAGTTTCTTCaaggttttttttaattataaattaaaaaaataagcaaTATTTAACAATGACAACTATTATTATCGTTTCTAAAAATACATAGATATATCgaaataagccatatttaaccagaattttttaattataaattaaaaaagattctTGAAGAAGCTATGTTTGTTATCCGTGTATTTTTGTGTACTTCTATGTACTGTTTgtagatctatatactatttTCCAGACAATGATATAGATTAAAAGTGTGTGCTTCATAAAGCTTTATATAGAGTTTGTTGGGGTTAGGCGAACtctataaaatttagagtaaatgCCTTTTTGGTCCCTAACGATTTGTCCGATGGACTTTCCACCCCCTAAGAAATCTAAATACCCAAATCGATCCCTATCTATTATGATATCTGTACGTTCCGGTCCTGCAACCGGTTCCAAACAGGTCACTGGCTGATGTGTCAGTAACTTGTCCACATGGGTTTCTCTCCTTCATAATTGGGACAAATCGCCCCCTTAACCTTTGTTGAAACGTTGTGTTTCATTATGAGCAATTATCTCCTGGGTGTTCATAGTTATTTAGggttttttctttattcttcattGTTTTCAATTGTGTGTAGAGTGAAGATAAGGACTTTTCTCCTGAAGAACAATATGGTTATGAAGTCAGAGACTCTTCTTCACGAACCGTGGAGGAAAGCAATGAAGTTGGGAAGAATTTGTGCTGGAGTCCGACTCTGGGTTCCACTGGGAGTATAGGAGAAAAGGCAAACCAAGGCAAGAAAATATTTGTAGCACCCAGATGTCATTGTGGCACATATGCAATATTGTTTCAATCTAGCACTGCAGAAAATTCGAACAGACTTTTTTTTGGTTGCTCTTATTTTAAGGTAATcatttttcaattttagttttgttTCAAAATTCGTTGCCATTACCATGGAGTGTTATTTGTTGCAGACCGCAGCTCCACATTGTAAATACTTTGCATGGCTTGATGAATATGTTGAGTCATATTCACATAAAGCTTATGCCAATCAGAATGGTGTGGCTGAAAGTTTGAAGACGATGGAAGAAAGATTGGAGGCACTGGAAGTAATGATGGCAaagcagaaaattaaaaaaatatttggaggcGCAACACTAAATGCAGAACCTTAACCACTTTTTTAATTGGAATTGCAGTTACACTTATAATTTCATCAATTTGCAgtggattaattgaaaaaaatgtgaatttgatTTAGTGTGCAAAGTTATGTAAATAGAAGACAACTACTTAataaattattgttgaaattcatAGCTTGTATGAAGACAACAACTGATGTTATGATTATTTACTCTAATTCAGTGatacttaaattattttatttcatgtagttattagaatttaaaatagagTATTGAGATATTATCATATTgtattattatgagtttgtgaaACACATGTCTATGAAGATAACAAtgtaaataaatattcaaatctGTGAGACATTTGGAATTGCACTCCAATTCCTGAGAGTTTCATAAAAGTTGAAACCAACATATAAAGTGATTAAATGATTCACAAACCAAAACATGAGTGTTTTACAAAAAGTTCACTCCAAAATATGAACAGCTCCAGAGTTTCACTCATAAGACCATGTGTATTTTTTCAACTTGAtactaaaacaaaaacaaaaaaaaaattgactgtATCTCTAAATCAACTTTGAGTATTATGTAGACTTCAAATCAGAACCTAATCATAACATCAACACTATAACCAAAATAACTAAGATAGAGTCTCCCCCTAAACCAAAGTTCTACATTCCCTAAACAACATAATATCCATATAGCAAGTTTGATCACTGGTTTTTTGGTGGAAGCTTCATTCCTGGAGTTGGAATGAACTTGAATAACCTTGATGAGGTCCCAGTGCTAGCTGCTGCCAAAGTTTCATTGGAGATTGCATGAGAGGTTCTCTCTAAGCCTTGTCCTTCTGGTTGGACTTGTACATTGTGAGGAGGTTCGTTGGGTTGCATTGGAGGACCTGGGGGCCTTCTGACACTCTGTTTGGGCCTAAACTTTGGAGCTGCAGAATGGGGCTGAGCCTTTGATGACTGAATTGTGGCCTGATTCATTGGAGTAGTTTGATCAATTCCTGAAACCTGGTAAAACAATAGTGAATCACATTTGGGCTCCAAAACTACatcttttgtgtttaaaaaaaaaaagttaagaatTATGGTGTGTCTATTTACCTCTGCAGTTGGGGCATTTTGTGAAATATTTATCTCATCTGGCTCTACATGCAGCTTCTTTggtattttttcttgtttttcctagTCGTATCCTGTATGACAGAAACATGTTTCGCAGCCACATATGTTTTCAAATATTAACTCAGTGTGAATACTCAAAGACACAACCCAAAATGTATACGAGTTACAAAATACTTGTCTAAAGAAAAAAACTTACAAGAGAGTCCAGGTTAATAGGTTCAAGTTCTTCAACATGTATGTTATTTACACTACCATCAATACCAGCCACATTCCCTATAGGGGGAGGGGCAGGAGCTACATTTTCAGTCATTACAACCAAATCTTTGCTAGCCGCTTTTgccttctttctttttggttgcTAGTCAGGTTTAGCTGGTGCTTCCTTGCATGTTTTATAATAATGCCCCTTCTCCCCGCATGTGCTACACGTTACCTGAAAAGTTCTTCTCACTTTGTCCCCTTCACTGGAGGGGGAGGGGGTGCACCAGATTCAGTCCTGCGTTTCTTTGGACGACCAGCTGGTGTTACTATCCTGGGGGGTTGTGGCTTTGGATGGTCTGTCTTCTCCCAAAATTCTTCGCTGTTCACTAAATTTACACACAAGTCATATGTTTTCCTCACAGCATCCATAGTGAGATAAGGGCTCAAAAAGTCTTCGGCAGCCTTAATTCTCAACTTAGAGATAACAGCAACTGCGTGGACACATGGCATCCCTATACAACAGCAACAAAAACATGAATATGATGCgctaaaaattgtgaaaataacAAGACAAGAATTATAATTAATGTTTACCTGTCAACTGCCATGCATTGCTAGTGCATGTATGTTGTTGGAGATTGACGCCCAATTTGTGTTTTTCCCTAGTAACTTTAAATAGAATCCTGTCATTATCTCCGCTCCATTGTGCATTCCATTTATGACTCTGTGGTTTAATGTGCTTGTCAAGTCTCCACTGCTGCGCTGGTGCCAGTTTTCCAGTGCACCTCCCTAGAATCCTCTTGTGCTTGCCTATCTTTTTCATTATTGTACACCTTATCTCTTCACACATTGTTAGAATCGGCTTCTCCCTAGCCTCAACTATCATAGAATTTCAAACCTCACACATGTTATTGGTGAGGCTGTCATTCTTCGGACCATAACTTAAATATGCCTTGCACCAAACTGCTGGGTCAAATTGATTCATATACTCCCATTCTCCGCGACACTCACTTTTAAActtctccattgatgctttgaaCTGCACCTGAGTAGTGCACTTGGCAGCATGCCATAACAGTCCATTTACCTGCTTGttattgaatttttgttgaaGATTCTTCCAAATGTGCAACACACAATTTTTATGGTGTGCATAGGGCATGACTTCCTTTGTTGCACGCATAAGTCCCTGCATTTTTGGTTTAAAAACCAAATATGTCATTTATAATTGTTACATACATCTAATTATAAACCAATTGCTGGCAATAGAAGTCACTGGTATAAACCAATTATAAGTCATAAACTAATTATAAGTCAATTATGTTGTGCAGAATTGCATTTATAAAACTGAAAATGGCATGTCAATTATAATTGTTACAAACATCTAATTATAATCCAACATGTGCAACAGAAGTCTATAGCCATAAACTAATTATAAGTCAATTATAATGTGCAGCATTGCATTTATAAAACTGAAAATGGCATGCCAATTATAACTGTTACAAACATCTAATTATAATCCAACATGTGCAACAGAAGTCTATATCTAATAAGACAATTATCGTGTGCAGACTTGTATTTATAAAACAATATCTAATCATCTAAACAATATCTACACTATAATCCAACTATACTCTACAGAATTATAAACAATATTAGAATAGGTTGGCAAATGTTGTTACTTTCTGTTGGTCGGACATGAGATTCCATCCGCGCATTTGATGGTCTCCCAAATCATCCTGAAGCCGAGTTAAGAACCACATCTAGTTCTCTGTATTTTCTGCTCTTGTAACAGCATATGCAATAACGAATACATGGTTGTTAGCATCAAGTGACATTGCAGTTAGGAGTTGGCTTCCATAATATCCCTTTAAAAAGCATCCATCTAGGCCTATTAGTGGTCTACAACCCTTAACAAACCCATTTCTGCACGCATCTAAGCATATGTAAATTTTGTCAAACAGCGGTAGAGATTGCGAAATTGGGTCAACACACATGTCAGTCGTGCTTCCTGGGTTACTCCTGTGCAACTCTTGTAAATAATCCCACAACTTCCCATATTGTGCCTTGTCATTCCCAACAACAATTTCCCTAGCTGCTTTCAAAGCCCTTTGGATCATTTTTGGATGGACCTAAACATTGTAGTCCTGTTTCATATGCTCCTTGCTTCCCTCGATGTCAGCTTAGGCTGTGTTGCCAACCTTTTTTCCAGCTTATCTGTGACCTATGCCCTATCGGCCAAGTTTCTTCCACAATCCCTTCCACATGTATGCTTGTTGTGAAATGTTTTTATCTCAAATGCCATTGTTTTTTAGTTCCTTGCCACAGAGGGCAGTTCTCCTCCACACATCTAGCCCTGACCCTCTCCTTCTCATTCTTGATATACATGCAATCTCTTCCATCCCAGACAAATACATCCTTCAAGGCCTTCTTAAATCTCTCTATACTAAAAAATTGCATTCCAAGCTCAAACTGAACCTCTCCATATTCATTTTCTTCATTGAAATCAAGTCCGTGCATTGTTCTCTCATCCTCAGAAGATACCGGATTATGACACTCTTTAGAAGCATATTCATAATTGTAGTCATCACTGTCACTCTTCTCATTAACCACTGCTGGACCTCTTAGTTCATCTTCTACTGGCCCTCCCATATCTGTTTCTACTGGCCCTTGGGTAGAACCCAACCCACTAGGAGGTGTCTCAATTCAATTTTCTTTACTAGATTCACTGTATAGCACatgtctcttcctcctcctcccagTATACCTCTTTGATGATTTCTTACCATTTTTCTTAGGTGACACTTTCTTCTTGTTTGATGGAGACACTGatgcttttttctttgttttttttttcacgtcTTTTTGGTGACTCAATATCACTACTATCAGTCTCATAACCAGGAGGAGGAGGCTTGTAAGCCTTATCCTCGGCACTCTCGTATCCATCATCTGATGAGGATTCCTCTATGACCACAACGGGCTCTTTCTCTGGTTCTGGCTCTGGTTTGACTGTCATTGGTTGACTTACCGGGTGCTCAAAGTAGATGTAGAACTCATTTCTATCTGGACAACTTAGGGTGACTTTACACATGTCATTAATATCCTGGTCACCCTTAAGGATATGAAGCCCAAACTCCAGGTTTCTTGTTGCTGGATCAAGCCAGTAAATTTCTTTGTATTCTAAATAACCTAATCCCCTGAAAAGTTCTTCCAAGTCCTTCTTGTTGACAAAATCAACATCCATGGGTGGAAATTTCTCAATCTT
This region of Arachis hypogaea cultivar Tifrunner chromosome 8, arahy.Tifrunner.gnm2.J5K5, whole genome shotgun sequence genomic DNA includes:
- the LOC112705273 gene encoding uncharacterized protein, whose translation is MIQRALKAAREIVVGNDKAQYGKLWDYLQELHRSNPGSTTDMCVDPISQSLPLFDKIYICLDACRNGFVKGCRPLIGLDGCFLKGYYGSQLLTAMSLDANNHGLMRATKEVMPYAHHKNCVLHIWKNLQQKFNNKQVNGLLWHAAKCTTQVQFKASMEKFKIEAREKPILTMCEEIRCTIMKKIGKHKRILGRCTGKLAPAQQWRLDKHIKPQSHKWNAQWSGDNDRILFKVTREKHKLGVNLQQHTCTSNAWQLTGMPCVHAVAVISKLRIKAAEDFLSPYLTMDAVRKTYDLCVNLVNSEEFWEKTDHPKPQPPRIVTPAGRPKKRRTESGAPPPPPVKGTK